The Candidatus Nanopelagicales bacterium region CGCTTCGACAACTCCGGCAACGGGATCTGGTCCCGATATCCGATCGGGGGACCTGACGCAGGCGGCGTCGCTCTGGAATGGCCGACCCTGGGTGCTCGAGTGGAGGGCCCGCGCGGAGACTTCACCTTCGTCACCGTTCATCCGTCGGCACCGCTGACACCTGGCCACGCCAGGTGGACCGCCGACCAGCCACTGCTGCTGGCGAACCTGAACTCGACTCGCGGACCGGTAGTTGTCGCTGGCGACTTCAACGCAACTCTTGACCACCGAATCATGCGGGATCTCCAAGCCGCAGGATTCTCAGATGCTGCCGAGGCCTCGGGGGCAGGCCTGAATCCGACCTGGCCCGCGGGTCGGCGGCTGCCATTCCCAGCAGTGAGCATTGACCATGTCATCTACCGCGACATCGATCTGGCTCCGGTCAACACCTTCACTGAGACCGTCGGCGGGTCGGACCACTTGGCTGTGATCGTCCGTTTCGCTGAGGCGTCAGCTGAGGTCCGGTCGTAATGCGCAGCTGTGCCGAAGGCCTGCCAGAGCCGGAGTTGGGCTACGGTTGCGTAAGTTCACTGGCATGTCCGTTGGGAGCGACCTTGTTGGGCAGCGAGAAGAAGTCCGCGGCTGTGGACGCGTGCGCTGCCATCGCGGAAGTTTCCACAGTTGTCGAAGAGATCCACAAGATCATGATCGGCAGGACCTACAGGGCGATTGGGCTTGGCGGCGCTCTCCCCGAGCGGGGACACCGCGCCCGCGTCAGTGGCATCTACAAGGCTCTCCGGGCAGCTGTGAAGGTAGCGGGATTCGTTACCGGAACCACACTTGAAGCCACCTCGTCGCCCGACTCGAAGCCGCTGGCTGATACCCCCCGAGGTGCCGCGTTCGTGGCCGGACTGACATGCGCTTTTGGCGACTCTCTTCGTGGCGTCGGCAGTGCTCTGGCCACCGAGATGTCAGTCCGCATCGCGGGCCGGGCGATCGCGGCGGACACAGCCAGCTTGCGTAGGGCCTACCCCGTCGCCCGTCCCCGGATCGTCGTGTTCCTGCACGGATTCGGCGGCACGGAGTTCAATTGGGGCAGGCAGTTCTCATACGCGGACCACCTTCGGCGCGACCTGGACATCTCACCTGTGCAGATCCGCTATAACTCCGGAGTGCGCGTGTGCGACAGCGGATTGGACCTTGATCGTCTGCTTGATGTTCTGGTCCGCGAATGGCCAGTTGAAGTCGAGTCCATCGACATTGTCGCCCACTCGTTCGGCGGGCTAGTCGCGCGAAGCGCCTGCGCGATCGCGGAGCGGCGAGGAGCGTGCGAAGGCCAGTCGCGATGGCTGCGACTCCTGGACAACGTGTGCTATCTGGCGGTTCCAAACCACGGCGTGCCAACGGAACGCGTGGCCGCCACCGCCATCTCAACACTTGGCGCGTCCCGGGTGGGCGCGCCCATCGCCCGCCTCGCGAATCGGCGCAGTGCGGCCATCAAGGATCTGCGTCACGGGTCAATCAGCGAAGCCGACACGGCGCATGGCGACGCTAACCGACGTGAACTGCTGGACCATCAGCACTTGCCGTTGGCTGACAATGTGCGGCACCACTTCGTATGCGCGACCGCCCTGCCTCCCCACTTCGGAAAACTGTCGCACGCAGTTGGCGACTACCTCGTGCAGCCAACCAGCGCGCTCGCCAGTCGCGCCTCCGGCGCTCGCGAACCGTTCACTCCTACCAGCGTGCACCCACTCACAGGGAAGCATCACAACAACCTCCTCCAAGATGACGATGTGTTCCAGATCCTTCGGGACACGTTGGCCAGATGACGGCCGGGCCAGGGCGCTAGTCGCTACTTGTCGTGGCTCGGGGCGGCGTTCTCGGCAGCGGATTCATCGGCCTCCTCGGCCTCAGCCAGGCGCTTGGCCGCGCTTCGGGTTGCCTTTCCTACTTGATCGACCGCTATTGAGGCGACCTTGCCAGCGCCCGCGGCGGCGCCCACAGCCGCTTCGGCCGCGGCCCCCGCTGCTGCTCCGGCCGCTGACTGTACTGGGCCGACTTCCTCGGTCTCGTTCTCGGAAGGCTCGGGTGGGCGGACGCGCTTGCGCTTCGTCAAGAAGTCGGCTGGCGTTTCGCCGTAGCGGCCAGATCCCTCCAGATGCAGCGTGCTCAGCCATTCCAGCGCCAGGTCGTACGCTGCGGACGCCATCTCGTCACTATCCCCGAACTCGTCGGGTCGGGATGTAATGGGCCATGGCCCGGGCAAGTACAGGACCGTCTTGTCCGCCACCTTCTCAAGGTCCCTACGGACCTGCTGAGCCGCCATGATCGCCGCCGTGCGCATGAGTAGCCCGACATAGGTGTCATCACGCTCTGGCGCTACAACCGTGAAGCCGCAGTCAAGCACGACCATGGTTTCGGCTCCCTGCGTCGCCGCGGCGGCGATCGGAACATTGGCGACGAGTCCTCCGTCGACGAGGTTCCTGCCGTCTCGGGGAACTTGAGGGAAGACCAGCGGAATCGCGGCGCTGGCCAGGAGCGCCGAGACCAGGTCGCCGTCGTTGATCAAGACCGCATCGCCGGTGTCGAAGTCAGTGGCTATAGCTGTATGCGGCAGCGTCAGGTCAGAGAAGTCGCGGGAGGTAAGCGATTTCTCAATCAGCGCGCGGAGTCCGTCGTTGCGAGTGGCGGATGGCTGGCCGGAGACCATGCTCACCGCCATGCCGACGGTGTTGCCGAACACGTCTCCCCTCACGATGGAGGACCAGAGCTCGCTGAGCTTGGCTGGAGCTTCTTTTGGATCTTCAGCTACGAGGGCGCCGTTGAGCGCTCCTACGGAAGTGCCTACAACCAGATCTGGTTCGATGTCGGTCTCGGCCAGCGCCCTGAGGTGCCCGACTTGGACCGCGCCGTAGGACGCGCCGCCCGCCAGCACGAAGGCCACGGGCTTAGGAAGAAACCGGGCCAGTTCGATCGTTGGCATTGAACTCCATTTCGCCCGCTGTGCGAGTTTGACTGGCGTTACCCAAAGCGCAACACGGACACAGTGTTGGGGTAGATGCCGCCGAAACCAGTGTTGGTGACGAACAGCTTCCGTCCGCTCTTCCTGAACGCGACGTCCGTCGGCGCGAACCCAGTGGCACGCGTCTTCGTCTTCCCCGTACGCAGGTTCACGATCGCCACTTTCCCAGTGGTCGAATTCGCGACCGCGAGTCTGGTCTTCCACCGCTTCACCGAGAAAGCCATGCCCTGAGGGCCGAGTTCGACGTTCGTGTCTCCGAAACCAACGTCGTACTCCTTACCCTCGGACAGGTCACTGGACCGATACCGCTGAACGGTGTGCCCGCTGACACCGGTCCAGCCGTCGTTGATGCATTGCTTCGACACGTAGAGCCACTTGGACTTCGGCCCCAGCAGCAGGTCGCCAGCGAACATCCAGAGCGTCTCCTCGGTGATGTCCACCTGCTTCACGACGCGCCCCGACTCAGCTCGGATCTTCATGAGCTGGGGGTGCGCCGTGTTATCAGGCTGGATGTTCGCGGTCCACGCGAACAGGAACTTCCCATGCGGGGAGATCGTCTGGGCCGAGAATCCCTCGCTGCCAGGAACGTCGCGTACGCGACGGTTGCGAAGATTCGTCCGCTGAATCGGCCCTCCGCCGGGCGAGGCATACAAGTACTTCCCGTCGGGCGACAGCACCAGGCTTCCGCCAGAGCTCTTGTACTTGCGCACTTTGCCGGTAGTTGTGTTGATGGCCCTGACCCCGAAGTCGGAGCTCACCGAGACGAATACGGTCTTGCCGTCGGGGGTCGCGATCACGTTCTCCGCGTCCGGGAAGCCGGTATAGCGGGCGACCACCTTGTTCGACCTGATGTCGATCGCGGCTACGGAGTCGGTCCCCAGGACGGCCACATACATCCTGCCTCGCGCCCGAGCGATACCTGTTGGGCTGCCGCCGACCTTGATTTGCTTGGCCTGAGACACGCGGGCCGCCGGGTCGAAGCCCGGGTCCTGAGTTGGCGCGCTTGGCCGCGCCGTGCCCAACCCCGGCGCGAGAATCCCGATGCCGATTACGCCAGCAGCCATCCCCGCAGTTGCCCAGTTCATGCTCGCCCTCTCGATCGTCTTCACCCTGCCACAAGTGTGGCGTGTCGGTAGGTTTGTCGTCGTGCCATTTCGAGATCGGTCTATGCGACTGGCGCCCGCTTGTGTAAGCGACTACCGGGAGTTCGCGCGCCGAAGGCTCCCCCGCCAACTCTTCGACTACATCGACGGCGGTTCCTACGCCGAGACAACGATGAAGTCGAACATCGAAGACCTCGCCTCCGTCAAGCTCAGGCAACGCGTGCTTCGGGATGTCTCGCACATCCAGTTGGGCACGCGAGTCTTGGGCGACGACTTGGCGATCCCAATGGTCCTGGGCCCGGTTGGCTTGGCGGGGATGTTCGCCAAGCGAGCCGAGGTGCAGGCCGCCCGAGCAGCTGAACGATGCGGGGTGAGCTTCTGCGAGTCGACGGTTTCGATCTGCGGGATCGATGAGGTGCGAGCGGCCACGACCCGGCCGTTCTGGTTTCAGCTCTACGTGATCCGGGACCGGGGCTATGCCGAACACCTGATGCACCGCGCGCACGATGCCGGATCCCCCGTCCTGGTGCTCACCGCCGACCTATCCGTGGTCGGGGCTCGCTACAGGGATACGCGCAACGGCCTCACTGATCCGATCTGGCCACCCAAGCATGTCTTCCGTGGCATCGATCTAGGACGGCACGTTCGTTGGGTCATGAACGTGGGGCTGGGAGGCCACCCGCTCGTGTTCGGCAATCTCGAAGAAATCGTGCCTGGGGCGCACACACCAAACGCCTTCCGCGACTGGGTGGACAGCCAGTTTGACCCGAGCGTTACCTGGGCCGACTTGGATTGGGTTCGCGATCACTGGCCCGGGAAGCTGGTCATCAAGGGAATCCTTGACCCAGATGACGCGGTACAGGCAGTCGCCCATGGAGTGGATGGGATCATCGTCTCCAATCACGGCGGGCGCCAGCTCGATGCGACCCCGTCGACGATCTCCGCGTTGCCGGGCATCGTCGAAGCTGTCGGGGACAAGACCGACGTTCTCGTCGACGGCGGGATCCGCAGCGGACTGGACGTTGTCAAGGCGCTCGCGCTCGGCGCGAAGGCGTGCCTCGTCGGCCGACCGTGGGCTTGGGCGGTGGCCGCTCGCGGTGAGGCCGGTGTGGCACACATGCTTGACGTCATCAAGGCGGAGATGCAGGTAGCGATGTCGCTGACCGGTGTAACCGACGTCGCTGACCTCGACCGGAGCGTCCTGCTGAACGCCTGAGTCTGCGAGGGCCGTCAGAACATCGCGGGGACCATAGCCTCGATAAGGTGCGGACCGGGCTTGGCGAAAGCCTTTCGCATCGAGTCGGCCAGCTCCTCGCAAGTCGCTGCCCGTGTCGCCGGGACGCCGAGTCCTTGCGAAATGGCCACGAAGTCCAACGCGGGGTCTTCCAAGCTCAGCATCCTCTTGGCCCTCTCGCGCGCGGCGTGCGCGCCGACCCGGCCCAGCTCCATGTTGAGGATCGAGTAGGAGCGGTTGTTGAAGATGATCGTGGTGACGTCCAGGCCCTCGCGCGCCTGAGTCCACAGTGACTGGATCGTGTACAGGCTGCTGCCATCACCGTCGAGGCAGATCACCGGGCGGTCCGGGCACGCCACCGCCGCTCCCGTGGCGACGGGCAGGCCTTGGCCGATCGAGCCACCGGTGAGGTTCAGCCAATCGTGACGGGGTGAGCCAGCGGTGTGCATGGGGACCAGGAGTCCCGAGGTGTTCGCCTCGTCGGACACGATCGCGTTCTCTGGCAGGAGCGCGCCCAGGACTTGCGCGAACGTCTCCACAGTCAGGTCGCCTGACGGGATCTCGGGTCGCGACAGTTCGGCACAGGCAACGACCGCGTCGGCGACGCCCAGAGCTTCGGCCAACTTGGTCAGACTGGCGAACGAGTCGTCAGTATCGGCGGCAAGCGTCTGCGGCTCGCACCCGTTCGGTACCAGATAGGAAGGCTTATCCGGGTAGGCGAAGAACGACACCGGCGCCTTGGCGTCGACGAGGATGAGGTGGCTGAGCCCAGCGAGCTGAACAGACGCCATCTCGGCCAGGTAGCCGAGCCGGTCGATCGGTGGTATGCCCGCGCCGCGTTCGAGCCGGGCAGGGAAGGTCTCGGCGAGCAACTTCGCGCCGGTCGCCTGGGCGATGCGCGCTGCCGCCATAAGCCCCGGTTCGAGCAGCGATGTGCCTCCCAGGAACAGTGCAGTCGGCTCACCGCTTCGCAACGCCGCCACGGCGCGCTCGATGGTCTGGTCGCTGGCGACCGGCGGCACCGTAGCCGGGCGGGGCGCGGCTGGCACTCCGCCTTCAAGCCAGCTGACATCCGCTGGGAGGATCAACGTGGCGACCTGTCCGGGAGGGCCGAGCGACGCGGCCACGGCGTCGGCGGCGTCGGCGGCGACATCGACTGTCCGCCGCGATGTCCGCACCCACGAAGAGGCGTTGCGGGCGACGGTCTCGATGTCGGATTGAAGCTGAGCGTCGTACTTGCGGTGGTAGGTGGCGTGGTCCCCCACGATGTTCACTACGGGGGTCTTGCCCTTTCGAGCGTTGTGCAGGTTCGCTAGGCCGTTACCGAGCCCTGGCCCCAGGTGAAGAAGCGTCGCCGCGGGGCGGCCGGTCATCCTTGCGTAGCCGTCCGCCGCACCTGTGGCCACGCCTTCGAACAGCACCAGGACGCCTCGCATCTCAGGCACGTCATCGAGAGCGACGACGAAGTGCATCTCGGATGTACCCGGATTCGAGAAGCACACCTCGACGCCGGAATCGACCAGCGTCCGGATCAGAGACTGTGCACCATTCATCGCGCAACCACTTCCTCTTGGTCGAAGATCTTGCCCGCGTTGAGGATCCCCTTGGGATCGAATGCCGCCTTGACCCGACGCATCAGGGCCACCTTGGCCGGGTCTTCGAGTTCCTCGAAGTACCGCTTCTTCTCAGTTCCCAAGGCGTGCTCTCCGGAGATCGCGCCCCCGAGGTCCATGGCCGCACCGAACAGTTCCAGCAGGACCTTATGCAGGATCTCAGGGTCCTTGCAGAACACAGCCAAGTGCACGTTGCCGTCTCCGGCGTGACCACAGCCAGCGATCCACGTCTGGTTGGCAGTAGCGACTTGTTGAGCCTTCGCCAGGAACACCGGGATCGCCGCGCGCGGTACGACCGTGTCCACGATCTCATCGGCGCCGGCGGCCTTGGCGACCCAGAACGCCTTCTCCCTGGCCGAGATCAGCTTCGCCGCAGACTCGGAGGGCAGGACGTACATGTCCATGGCGCCAAGCTCATCCAGCAGGCCGCAGGTGGTCTCGACGACTTGCTCGAGCCTGTCCTCGCCTAAGTCCTCCAAGCCAACCACCAGGTACGCCGCCGCCTTCTCCTTCACCGCAGGGGGAATGCCGAGATTCAGGTCAGCGCTATGGGCCGTCGCGGCCATAGTGACCATGTCGACGTACTCAAGCAGCGCCGGGCCGATCCCGCTGGCCACGATCCTCGGCACCGCCTTGGCGACTTCGCTGACTGTCGTGAACGGCGCCAGCACTGTAGCCCCGCATCTGGGCCTGGGAACAAGCTTCAGGGTTGCCCGCGTGACGATCGCCAGAGTGCCCTCCGACCCGACGATCAGCTGAGTCAGGTCATATCCGGTGGAGTTCTTGGCGACGGGTCCGCCTGTCTCGATGACTTCGCCTGTGGCGAGCACGGCTTGCAGGCCGAGGACGTTGTGCCGTGTGACTCCGTACTTGACCGCACGCATGCCGCCAGCGTTCGTAGCTACGTTGCCGCCGAGGCTCGCCGAGTACTCCCCCGGATAGACCGCGTAGGCAAGGCCCGACGGGGCCAGAGCTTCGTCGAGCTGGCTGAGCAGTACGCCGGGCTCCACCGTGGCGACGGAGTTGTCGGCGTCGATCTCGATGATCCTGTTCATGCGTTCGAACGAGATCAGGATTCCGTCGGCTGTCGGCACGCAGGCGCCAGACAGTCCGGTCCCGGCCCCGCGCGCGGTGACAGGCACGCCGTGCTCGTTCGCTATCGACAGCACCGACCGGACGTCTCCGACCGACTCGACGCGGACAAGGGCCGCTGGTGTCACCCAGGACGCCGTGAGTGACTCATCGTGGGTGTAGTCCTCGCCGATGTCCGATCCGACACTGACCTTCCCGGCGCCAAGCGCATCAGTGAGCAGCTCCGTCAGCTCGGCCACCTGATACCTCCACGCGGAGTTCGATTCCGATCGCGATGGGCCACCGGAAAGCGTTCAGGAGTCTACGCGGATCGGGCTGTCCAACGCCCATCAATGCGAGGGGCTTGACCCGTCGGCGCGACCGGGCGATAGCGGTCCAACGCGCGCTCGGTGCGCAGCAGTGCGCGCAGGCCGAAGCGGGCTAGACCGCCGAGTAGGGCTATCGCTCCCAGCGGCGGTCTCGCCCCGGGCTCCCAGTCGGCTAGCTTCGGCAGCATGCCGGAGTCGGCGCAGCCTTCCAGGGAGAACACATACAGCCGCTCGGTCCCGAAGGAGGCCGCCCAGTCGAGTTGTTGCTGGACCTGTCCCCAGTCGAGCACCCGGGGTCCGTCCTGGTCGGCGAAGACGCCGCCTCCGGTGACGCCGATGGCCGCAGCCCGGTTGCCCCGGAGGAACGCCAGCGCGAGCGCCCTGCCCAGGTACGTCGAGTACGCCATCGGCACGCGGTCGTCCGCTGGGGCGTCGACAATCCCGAGGACCCTGCGAAGCAGGGTGGAGCCAGCCCTCACCTCGTCCAAGATCAGCGGGATGCAGTACGTCTCGACGCTCCGGCCGGTTCGGCGGATCGCCTCACAAAGTTGGGCGTACGCGGATTCGGCGGCGTCGATCGTCGCGCGGCTCCTGCGCCGCCGGATCAGGCGGACGAGTGCTGGCAGGCCGTCGTGGATCAGCTCGTCCAGGTCCTTCCGTGGAGGCTCGATGTCCAGCCCGACTCTTGCTAGGCGAAGGTCATTCTCGTGGGCGAAGGCGTCCAGCTCGCGGAAGCGGCCCAACGCTTTCTCCGCGTTGTCGGCGTTGAGCCAGTAGCCGTCAGCCGGGTCGAGCAACAGCCAGGCCGTGACCTCAATGCCACGAGCCTCGAGCGCCCGAATGGCCTGCGCCCGCTCGGCGCTCAGATCCAGCATCGCCATCGAGATGCCGAACCGCCCCGTGCGCAGAGCAGCATCGACTTCTCCCCGCGCCAGAAGCTCGACGAGTTCCGGAGCCTCGAGTTCGGTGAACAGCGTGATCGGGACCCGCGAGCTGCGCTCCATGGGGGCAGCCTATGAGGCGAAGGTTGCCCGTGTCCTATCACCCGAGCCGCGAGGGGACCCTCCCCAGCCGGCGGCGTGGACCCGGTGCCGCCCGACCGATTGCCAGCATCAGGCGACACACCTGAGTGATGACCAGCGCCAGAGCGATACCTGTCAGGGCTAGGGCGATTCCAGCCAGCGGTCCCGGCTCGGCGGTGACAACCCTTGAGAGCAAACCCACCAGCAGGATCGCGACGACGGTCAGCAGCCAGAACCACCGCTGAGCCCGCCGCAACGCAACCGTCGGATCCATGTCAAGCCCCCATCATCTCGAGGTGCTCCTGGGCGGGCTGAAGCAGCATCATGAGTGTTAGCGCTATGTAGGCGATCAGGAACAAGGCGCCGAGGGCGAGTGCGACCCTGCGCCGTTTCGGGTGCCGGGCCGGGTTGCGGTCGACGAACGGAACGATGAAGAGCACCCCGAACAGGCCCGCTGACCCCCATAGGATGCCCGGGAGCCCGATCCAGTTCTCGAGAGTGAACATGGGCCAGAACTGCCACAGCGGCGTAGTGATCTCCAAACCCGACGCCGGTGGCGTGCCGATGCCGGTCGGCACGACCAACGCGAGCAGACCGAGGATGCCGACCAACGCGAGGCCGAACGCGGAGATCCGCCGCATGTGCTGGGTGAACGGCTCGGTCGGCTCGCTGGCCGGAGCCTGACCGTCACCCGTGTCTGGCAGCAGAGGATGCGGACTGATCTTGTGCCGCTTGATGAGCAGGACGTGAAGAAACAGCAGCACGACAATCAATATCGGAATGATCGCCACATGTGCGGCGTAGATCCGAGCTAGCACGGAGATGTCGGGCGCGAACTCAGGAGTGAAGAAGGACCCGGCTGGACCGAGGAGTTCAGCTGCCGCGATGTTGTGTCCGAGCGCCTCGAAGCCTTCCTGGTCCCACTTGAGCACGCTGCCTGTGAAGATGGCCAGGAAGGTGAGCACGAACATGCTCACTCCGATCAGGTAGTTGCCCTCACGCGGCTTCTTGTACGACGCCGTCAGGAACACCCGCAACAGATGCAGACCGGCGAGCACGTACATCGCCTGCGCTGCCCAGAAGTGGATGTCGCGGATGAACGCGCCGCCGGGTACGTCGGTCATGATGTCCCGGACCGACTGGTTCGCGTCCGTTGGGTACGGGGAGTACCACTGAGCCAGAGCCATGCCCGTGACGATCAGCACGACGAGACTCACCGCAGTCAGACCACCGAGGCTCCAGGCGAGTCGGTTGGAGTGCTCCGGGACGGGGTACTTCAGTGCGCCGATCCCCATGCGCTCATCGATGACGGCAACGACCCGCCGGACGAGGCCTGTGCGGTGGCGTGAGTCCGGGGACGGCGACGCGGCGTGGGATTCGGTCGTTGTGGTCATCGTGGCTCCCCTTCGGTCAAGCTCTCGCGGAGGTCTTCCAGGGATTTGCGCGGTCGCCAACGGTAGGCCAGCAACAGGCCGGCTACGATCGCTGCGGCTGAGAGAGCGGCCAGCGCTGCCGCCGCGCCACCCCATTCAGTACGGCCCGAAAGCGAGTCGAGCATCGCGGTCGTCCCCGTCTCATCCCCAACGACCGGCTCCGTGATGGGTGCGATCGACGACTGCAGCAGGGCACGTACGGCGACCATGTCTCCGGCCTCGAGCGCCTCCTCAGCTTCGGCGACC contains the following coding sequences:
- a CDS encoding endonuclease/exonuclease/phosphatase family protein, coding for MTTATGSARGGLKILPSGWPGWVVGVAVAGVADITAFRYLGVETGVLAFAIAFTPFVCLASVLLLPLALLSRSVAVAAVAVAAAAIQLWWLVPGFVGAGVPSDSPATLTVMTSNLQVGRADADRITGLVSANRVDLLGVQEMTAPARERLREAGIDSLLPFGRFDNSGNGIWSRYPIGGPDAGGVALEWPTLGARVEGPRGDFTFVTVHPSAPLTPGHARWTADQPLLLANLNSTRGPVVVAGDFNATLDHRIMRDLQAAGFSDAAEASGAGLNPTWPAGRRLPFPAVSIDHVIYRDIDLAPVNTFTETVGGSDHLAVIVRFAEASAEVRS
- a CDS encoding alpha/beta hydrolase; translated protein: MRSCAEGLPEPELGYGCVSSLACPLGATLLGSEKKSAAVDACAAIAEVSTVVEEIHKIMIGRTYRAIGLGGALPERGHRARVSGIYKALRAAVKVAGFVTGTTLEATSSPDSKPLADTPRGAAFVAGLTCAFGDSLRGVGSALATEMSVRIAGRAIAADTASLRRAYPVARPRIVVFLHGFGGTEFNWGRQFSYADHLRRDLDISPVQIRYNSGVRVCDSGLDLDRLLDVLVREWPVEVESIDIVAHSFGGLVARSACAIAERRGACEGQSRWLRLLDNVCYLAVPNHGVPTERVAATAISTLGASRVGAPIARLANRRSAAIKDLRHGSISEADTAHGDANRRELLDHQHLPLADNVRHHFVCATALPPHFGKLSHAVGDYLVQPTSALASRASGAREPFTPTSVHPLTGKHHNNLLQDDDVFQILRDTLAR
- a CDS encoding patatin-like phospholipase family protein, giving the protein MPTIELARFLPKPVAFVLAGGASYGAVQVGHLRALAETDIEPDLVVGTSVGALNGALVAEDPKEAPAKLSELWSSIVRGDVFGNTVGMAVSMVSGQPSATRNDGLRALIEKSLTSRDFSDLTLPHTAIATDFDTGDAVLINDGDLVSALLASAAIPLVFPQVPRDGRNLVDGGLVANVPIAAAATQGAETMVVLDCGFTVVAPERDDTYVGLLMRTAAIMAAQQVRRDLEKVADKTVLYLPGPWPITSRPDEFGDSDEMASAAYDLALEWLSTLHLEGSGRYGETPADFLTKRKRVRPPEPSENETEEVGPVQSAAGAAAGAAAEAAVGAAAGAGKVASIAVDQVGKATRSAAKRLAEAEEADESAAENAAPSHDK
- a CDS encoding L-lactate dehydrogenase, which gives rise to MPFRDRSMRLAPACVSDYREFARRRLPRQLFDYIDGGSYAETTMKSNIEDLASVKLRQRVLRDVSHIQLGTRVLGDDLAIPMVLGPVGLAGMFAKRAEVQAARAAERCGVSFCESTVSICGIDEVRAATTRPFWFQLYVIRDRGYAEHLMHRAHDAGSPVLVLTADLSVVGARYRDTRNGLTDPIWPPKHVFRGIDLGRHVRWVMNVGLGGHPLVFGNLEEIVPGAHTPNAFRDWVDSQFDPSVTWADLDWVRDHWPGKLVIKGILDPDDAVQAVAHGVDGIIVSNHGGRQLDATPSTISALPGIVEAVGDKTDVLVDGGIRSGLDVVKALALGAKACLVGRPWAWAVAARGEAGVAHMLDVIKAEMQVAMSLTGVTDVADLDRSVLLNA
- a CDS encoding acetolactate synthase large subunit, yielding MNGAQSLIRTLVDSGVEVCFSNPGTSEMHFVVALDDVPEMRGVLVLFEGVATGAADGYARMTGRPAATLLHLGPGLGNGLANLHNARKGKTPVVNIVGDHATYHRKYDAQLQSDIETVARNASSWVRTSRRTVDVAADAADAVAASLGPPGQVATLILPADVSWLEGGVPAAPRPATVPPVASDQTIERAVAALRSGEPTALFLGGTSLLEPGLMAAARIAQATGAKLLAETFPARLERGAGIPPIDRLGYLAEMASVQLAGLSHLILVDAKAPVSFFAYPDKPSYLVPNGCEPQTLAADTDDSFASLTKLAEALGVADAVVACAELSRPEIPSGDLTVETFAQVLGALLPENAIVSDEANTSGLLVPMHTAGSPRHDWLNLTGGSIGQGLPVATGAAVACPDRPVICLDGDGSSLYTIQSLWTQAREGLDVTTIIFNNRSYSILNMELGRVGAHAARERAKRMLSLEDPALDFVAISQGLGVPATRAATCEELADSMRKAFAKPGPHLIEAMVPAMF
- a CDS encoding FAD-binding oxidoreductase, producing MAELTELLTDALGAGKVSVGSDIGEDYTHDESLTASWVTPAALVRVESVGDVRSVLSIANEHGVPVTARGAGTGLSGACVPTADGILISFERMNRIIEIDADNSVATVEPGVLLSQLDEALAPSGLAYAVYPGEYSASLGGNVATNAGGMRAVKYGVTRHNVLGLQAVLATGEVIETGGPVAKNSTGYDLTQLIVGSEGTLAIVTRATLKLVPRPRCGATVLAPFTTVSEVAKAVPRIVASGIGPALLEYVDMVTMAATAHSADLNLGIPPAVKEKAAAYLVVGLEDLGEDRLEQVVETTCGLLDELGAMDMYVLPSESAAKLISAREKAFWVAKAAGADEIVDTVVPRAAIPVFLAKAQQVATANQTWIAGCGHAGDGNVHLAVFCKDPEILHKVLLELFGAAMDLGGAISGEHALGTEKKRYFEELEDPAKVALMRRVKAAFDPKGILNAGKIFDQEEVVAR
- a CDS encoding cytochrome b N-terminal domain-containing protein, which produces MTTTTESHAASPSPDSRHRTGLVRRVVAVIDERMGIGALKYPVPEHSNRLAWSLGGLTAVSLVVLIVTGMALAQWYSPYPTDANQSVRDIMTDVPGGAFIRDIHFWAAQAMYVLAGLHLLRVFLTASYKKPREGNYLIGVSMFVLTFLAIFTGSVLKWDQEGFEALGHNIAAAELLGPAGSFFTPEFAPDISVLARIYAAHVAIIPILIVVLLFLHVLLIKRHKISPHPLLPDTGDGQAPASEPTEPFTQHMRRISAFGLALVGILGLLALVVPTGIGTPPASGLEITTPLWQFWPMFTLENWIGLPGILWGSAGLFGVLFIVPFVDRNPARHPKRRRVALALGALFLIAYIALTLMMLLQPAQEHLEMMGA